The following coding sequences are from one Epinephelus fuscoguttatus linkage group LG7, E.fuscoguttatus.final_Chr_v1 window:
- the kcna10a gene encoding potassium voltage-gated channel subfamily A member 10 — MEVALVDFESLDELDGDLDEVDTYADETTALTVDMPPEHSSPCSNYLIRGSQLPSTPVPSRMWESTSSSPISHMQTQTLGVPQSPTMPTPSRQGRSSCTSMISNWKLLLNSEGTKESETIFSRLAKECCEDLFVDKRGLDDGDQKVIINIAGLRFETQLKTLDQFPETLLGDPLKRMDYFDPMRNEYFFDRNRPSFDGILYYYQSGGKIRRPANVPLDVFADEIVFYELGSEAMEQFREDEGFIKDVDIPLPNNDVYRQFWLLFEYPESSNAARGVALVSVFVIVISIIIFCMETLPEFRDDTDPIVPTAIKPFNQSRFYSSVAPSAAKPTTFSDPFFFIETACIAWFFFELCVRFLVCPSKKEFFHNLMNIIDVISIIPYFVTVVTELVTTPQESSGQNMSLAILRIIRLVRVFRIFKLSRHSKGLQILGQTLKASMRELGLLIFFLFIGVILFSSAIYFAEVDEPNTQFVSIPDGFWWAVVTMTTVGYGDMCPITMGGKMVGTLCAIAGVLTIALPVPVIVSNFNYFYHRETEAEDKLPLADAVEQAMKTETDSKEGSNTSLNKANGIWQTDKGK; from the coding sequence ATGGAGGTGGCCCTGGTAGACTTTGAGAGCCTGGATGAGCTCGACGGGGATCTTGATGAGGTGGACACCTACGCTGATGAGACCACAGCTCTCACGGTGGACATGCCCCCAGAGCACAGCAGCCCATGCAGCAACTACCTTATCCGAGGCTCTCAGCTCCCTTCTACGCCCGTGCCCTCCCGCATGTGGGAATCCACCTCATCTTCGCCCAtttcacacatgcagacacagacactTGGAGTACCCCAGTCCCCAACCATGCCAACTCCGAGCAGACAGGGGCGCAGCAGCTGCACCAGTATGATCTCCAACTGGAAACTGCTGCTAAACAGTGAGGGCACGAAGGAGAGTGAGACGATCTTCAGCCGGCTCGCTAAGGAGTGCTGCGAGGACCTGTTTGTAGATAAACGAGGCCTGGATGACGGAGACCAGAAAGTCATCATCAACATCGCAGGCCTTCGTTTTGAAACGCAGCTCAAAACTTTGGACCAGTTTCCTGAGACACTGCTAGGAGACCCTTTGAAGAGGATGGACTACTTTGATCCGATGAGGAACGAGTACTTCTTCGATCGGAACCGGCCCAGCTTTGACGGCATCTTGTATTACTACCAGTCAGGGGGTAAGATCAGACGTCCAGCTAACGTTCCACTGGATGTGTTTGCAGATGAAATTGTGTTCTATGAACTTGGAAGTGAGGCCATGGAGCAGTTCAGAGAAGACGAAGGATTCATAAAGGATGTCGATATCCCTCTACCTAATAATGATGTGTACAGGCAATTCTGGCTGCTGTTTGAGTACCCAGAGAGCTCAAATGCGGCCCGAGGTGTAGCACTGgtgtctgtttttgtcattgtcatATCCATCATTATTTTCTGTATGGAAACGCTGCCAGAATTCAGAGATGACACCGACCCAATTGTGCCCACAGCGATAAAGCCTTTCAACCAGTCTAGATTTTACAGTTCTGTGGCTCCATCTGCTGCAAAGCCCACAACTTTCTCTGATCCCTTCTTCTTCATCGAGACTGCCTGCATTGCTTGGTTCTTCTTTGAGCTGTGTGTGAGGTTTCTGGTCTGTCCTAGCAAAAAGGAGTTTTTCCACAACCTAATGAACATCATTGACGTTATATCCATCATCCCTTATTTTGTTACCGTGGTTACAGAACTGGTCACGACGCCACAAGAGAGCTCAGGACAGAACATGTCTTTGGCCATTCTGCGTATCATCCGTCTGGTCAGGGTGTTCCGTATATTCAAACTCTCTCGTCACTCCAAGGGGCTGCAGATCCTGGGACAGACTCTGAAGGCCAGCATGCGCGAGCTCGGCTTGCTCATCTTTTTCCTCTTCATCGGAGTCATCCTCTTCTCCAGCGCTATCTACTTTGCAGAGGTAGACGAGCCTAACACGCAGTTTGTCAGCATACCTGATGGCTTCTGGTGGGCTGTGGTTACCATGACCACTGTAGGCTATGGGGACATGTGTCCTATCACCATGGGGGGTAAAATGGTCGGCACGTTGTGTGCCATTGCAGGTGTGCTGACCATTGCTTTGCCTGTTCCCGTCATTGTATCAAACTTCAATTACTTCTACCACAGAGAGACGGAGGCAGAGGACAAGTTGCCCTTGGCAGATGCTGTTGAACAAGCCATGAAGACTGAAACAGACAGCAAAGAGGGCAGCAACACCTCGCTCAATAAAGCCAATGGAATCTGGCAGACTGACAAGGGGAAATAA